A region of Vigna radiata var. radiata cultivar VC1973A chromosome 10, Vradiata_ver6, whole genome shotgun sequence DNA encodes the following proteins:
- the LOC106775110 gene encoding pentatricopeptide repeat-containing protein At3g25210, mitochondrial has protein sequence MKMVAKECSPQSLCFFFSDEMAIIISKRLFTLRVCYSLIPFTRPQTSLPLTRLLLHARPSSTQPSRTPSEKQFETWVQALKPGFTPFDVAEALQAQSDPDLALDIFRWTAQQRNYKHTSQTYLLIIKHLIAGRRYRHAETLIEEVIAGACHDVSVPLYNSIIRFCCGRKFLFNRAFDVYKKMLNSNDCKPDLETYSLLFNSLLRRFNKLHVCYVYLHAVRSLTKQMKASGVIPDTFVLNMIIKAYAMCLEVDEAVRVFREMGLYGCEPNAYSYGYLAKGLCEKGRVSQGLEFYREMRVKGLVPSTSTYVIIVCSLAMERRFEDAIEVVFDMLGQSRSPDHLTYKTVLEGLCREGRVDDAFELLDEWKKRDASMGEKMYVSLLDGLHFSCRE, from the coding sequence ATGAAGATGGTAGCAAAAGAATGCTCTCCTCAGTCActctgtttctttttctctgaCGAAATGGCAATTATCATCTCCAAACGCCTCTTTACCCTCCGCGTCTGTTATTCCCTAATTCCATTCACGCGGCCACAAACTTCTCTCCCCCTCACGCGCCTCCTACTCCACGCGCGCCCGTCCTCCACCCAGCCATCGAGAACCCCATCGGAGAAACAATTCGAGACGTGGGTGCAGGCCCTGAAACCGGGCTTCACCCCCTTCGACGTTGCCGAGGCCCTGCAGGCCCAATCAGACCCGGACCTGGCCCTCGATATCTTCCGCTGGACCGCGCAGCAGCGCAACTACAAGCACACTAGCCAAACCTACCTCCTCATCATCAAACATCTAATCGCCGGCCGCCGCTACCGCCACGCCGAAACCCTGATAGAGGAGGTCATTGCCGGCGCCTGCCACGACGTCTCCGTCCCTCTCTACAACTCTATCATTCGATTCTGCTGCGGTCGCAAATTCCTCTTCAATCGCGCCTTCGATGTCTACAAGAAGATGCTTAATTCCAACGATTGTAAACCTGACCTCGAAACCTATTCCCTTTTGTTCAACTCGCTGCTTCGGAGGTTCAATAAGTTGCATGTTTGTTACGTGTATCTGCACGCAGTTAGGTCTTTGACTAAGCAAATGAAGGCTTCTGGTGTTATTCCTGATACCTTTGTATTGAACATGATCATCAAGGCTTATGCCATGTGCTTGGAGGTGGATGAGGCGGTTCGGGTTTTTCGCGAAATGGGGTTGTATGGCTGTGAGCCTAACGCTTATAGTTATGGCTACCTTGCCAAGGGGTTGTGTGAGAAAGGGAGGGTGAGTCAGGGTTTGGAGTTTTATAGGGAGATGAGAGTGAAGGGTCTTGTGCCTAGTACTAGTACTTACGTTATAATTGTGTGTAGTCTTGCGATGGAGCGAAGGTTTGAGGATGCCATTGAGGTTGTGTTTGATATGTTGGGGCAGTCTAGGTCCCCTGATCATCTCACTTACAAGACTGTTTTGGAAGGGTTGTGTCGTGAGGGAAGGGTCGATGATGCTTTTGAACTGCTTGATGAATGGAAGAAGAGGGATGCTTCCATGGGTGAGAAGATGTACGTAAGTTTGTTGGACGGGTTGCATTTTTCGTGCCGGGAGTAG
- the LOC106775773 gene encoding CSC1-like protein ERD4, with amino-acid sequence MDFTSFLTSLGTSFLIFLVLMIVFAFLSSKPGNNVVYYPNRILKGLDPSEGGPKSRNPFSWIKEAMSSSERDIVAMSGVDTAVYFVFLTTVLGILVLSGVILLPVLLPLSATDNAVKRQDGKAQTTSKGTFNELDKLSMANITARSSRLWGFLIACYWVSIVTFVLLWRAYKHVSWLRAEALKSPDVRPQQFAIVVRDIPNATQGQTKKEQVDTYFKAIYPEAFYRSMIVTDNKVVNKTWESLEGFKKKLARAEAVYERSKTTAKPEGTRPTNKTGFLGLIGEKVDSIDYYNDKINELVTKLESEQKVTLREKQQDAALVFFSSRVVAASAAQSLHAQMVDTWSVFDAPEPSQLIWPNLKIKYFQRELRQYLVYVIVALTIFFYMIPITFISAFTTLDNLVKYLPFIKPIVRIKALRTVLEAYLPQLALIIFLALLPKLLLFLSKFEGIPTESHAVRAASGKYYYFIVLNVFIGVTIGGTLFKAFHRIQENPNINEIASLLAESLPGNATFFLTYVALKFFVGYGLELSRIVPLIIYHLKRKYLCKTEAELKEAWQPGDLGYATRVPADMLIVTIVFCYSVIAPVIIPFGVLYFGLGWLVLRNQALKVYVPTYESYGRMWPHIHKRVLASLILYQITMFGYFGAQKFYYTPLVLPLPFLSLIFGFVCGKKFYPAFEHPALEVAANPLKEPPNMELIFRSFIPPSLSSEKIEDERFEDALSSVSRRTAV; translated from the exons ATGGATTTTACTTCGTTTTTGACGTCCCTGGGGACTTCGTTTCtgatatttttggttttgatgatCGTGTTTGCTTTTCTATCGAGTAAGCCTGGGAACAATGTGGTGTACTACCCCAACAGGATCCTCAAGGGGTTGGATCCGTCGGAAGGAGGGCCCAAGAGCCGCAACCCTTTCTCATGGATCAAGGAGGCCATGTCTTCTTCAGAACGTGATATTGTTGCCATGTCTGGGGTTGACACTGCCGTCTACTTTGTCTTTCTCACCACTG TGTTGGGCATCCTAGTTTTATCTGGAGTTATTCTGCTACCCGTTCTTCTGCCGCTTTCTGCTACTGACAATGCTGTGaagagacaagatggaaaaGCACAAACAACTAGCAAAGGAACTTTCAATGAACTTGACAAGTTATCAATGGCTAACATCACG GCAAGGAGTTCAAGGCTGTGGGGATTTTTAATTGCCTGTTACTGGGTTTCAATCGTTACATTTGTTCTCCTGTGGAGAGCTTACAAACATGTCTCATGGCTGCGAGCTGAAGCTCTTAAGTCCCCTGATGTGAGGCCTCAACAGTTTGCTATAGTTGTGAGAGACATACCTAATGCTACTCAAGGTCAGACTAAGAAGGAACAGGTTGACACTTACTTTAAAGCCATCTATCCAGAGGCATTTTACAGATCTATGATCGTAACAGACAACAAAGTG GTGAACAAGACATGGGAGAGCTTAGAAGGGTTTAAGAAGAAGCTTGCCCGTGCGGAAGCAGTATATGAAAGGTCTAAAACAACTGCCAAACCAGAAGGAACAAGACCTACTAACAAGACTGGCTTCCTTGGACTTATTGGTGAAAAGGTCGATAGCATAGATTATTACAATGATAAGATTAATGAACTTGTTACCAAATTGGAATCTGAGCAAAAGGTCACCCTTAGAGAGAAGCAGCAAGACGCTGCTCTGGTGTTTTTCTCGAGTAGGGTGGTTGCAGCTTCTGCAGCTCAGAGTTTGCATGCGCAAATGGTTGACACCTGGTCAGTCTTTGATGCTCCTGAACCCAGTCAACTAATATGGCCTAATTTGAAAATCAAGTATTTTCAGAGAGAGCTGAGGCAGTACTTGGTGTATGTCATTGTGGCATTGACTATATTCTTCTACATGATCCCAATTACATTTATATCTGCATTTACTACTTTGGATAATTTGGTGAAATATCTTCCATTTATAAAGCCAATTGTTCGTATAAAGGCTTTAAGAACAGTGTTGGAAGCTTACCTCCCTCAGCTTGCGCTGATTATTTTCTTGGCATTGTTACCCAAGTTGCTTCTGTTCTTGTCTAAATTTGAAGGCATTCCAACTGAAAGTCACGCAGTTAGAGCTGCATCTGGAAAATACTATTATTTCATCGTGCTGAACGTTTTCATTGGAGTTACTATAGGTGGAACCTTGTTCAAAGCATTCCATAGAATTCAGGAGAACCCCAACATAAATGAAATTGCGTCCTTGCTAGCTGAAAGCCTCCCCGGAAATGCTACTTTTTTCTTGACCTATGTCGCCCTTAA ATTTTTCGTTGGCTATGGCCTTGAACTGTCCCGAATAGTTCCTCTCATTATATACCATTTGAAGAGAAAGTATCTTTGCAAGACCGAGGCTGAGTTGAAAGAGGCTTGGCAACCTGGAGATCTTGGTTATGCAACAAGAGTTCCCGCTGACATGCTGATTGTCACAATTGTGTTCTGTTACTCTGTTATTGCTCCTGTGATAATCCCATTTGGTGTTCTATATTTTGGCCTAGGATGGCTTGTCCTTCGAAATCAG GCACTCAAAGTCTACGTACCAACATATGAAAGTTATGGAAGAATGTGGCCTCACATACACAAGCGTGTACTAGCATCTCTGATATTATATCAAATTACTATGTTTGGATACTTTGGGGCGCAGAAATTCTACTATACACCACTTGTGCTTCCTCTTCCCTTTTTGTCACTGATCTTTGGTTTTGTCTGCGGAAAGAAATTCTACCCTGCCTTCGAACATCCTGCACTTGAGGTTGCAGCTAATCCACTTAAGGAACCTCCCAACATGGAATTGATTTTCAGATCTTTCATTCCACCTAGCTTGAGTTCTGAGAAGATAGAAGATGAACGGTTTGAAGATGCATTATCTTCAGTTTCGAGAAGAACGGCTGTTTGA
- the LOC106774569 gene encoding ubiquitin-like protein 5 — protein sequence MIEVVLNDRLGKKVRVKCNDDDTIGDLKKLVAAQTGTRADKIRIQKWYTIYKDHITLKDYEIHDGMGLELYYN from the coding sequence ATGATCGAGGTGGTGTTGAACGATCGATTAGGAAAGAAGGTGCGCGTGAAGTGCAACGACGATGACACCATCGGCGATTTGAAGAAGCTTGTGGCGGCTCAGACGGGCACCAGAGCCGACAAGATCCGTATCCAGAAGTGGTACACCATCTACAAGGATCACATCACTCTGAAGGATTACGAGATTCATGACGGCATGGGTCTCGAACTCTACTACAACTAA
- the LOC106775528 gene encoding BTB/POZ domain-containing protein At5g03250 isoform X2: MAFMKQGSKSEPFRREGQTVCTTGLPSDVTVEVGEISFFLHKFPLLSRSGLLKKLIAESSNEDGPSCVLQLHDVPGGATTFEDITSFCYGVKIEITSLNVVSLRCAAEYLQMTEEYGEGNLVAQTETFLNEIFSNWRDSIKALETCEEVQPFAEDLHIVSRCIDSLAMKACSDPNLFSWPVAARNCKQNQADNRALLNGISTDTRSSQSDDWWFYDVSLLSLPLYKRLITAIEAKGMKSDVVAASLIYYLRRFLPLMNRQSSFTDKGHATIPSTSEADQRALLEEIVELIPNKRGVTSSKNLLRLLRTAMILSASPSCRENLERRVGAQLDQAELVDLLIPNMGYSMETLYDIDCIQRILDHFMSIYQPASVAASPCIIEQGALIAGADALTPMTMVANLLDGYLAEVASDTNMSLAKFQALAIAIPDYTRPLDDGVYHAIDVYLKIHPWLTDSEREQLCRLMNCQKLSLEASTHAAQNERLPLRVIVQVLFFEQLRLRTSISGWFFVSDNLENGHQHSGNVLPNDDPCQRDTAEGNENLRERLLELEKECSSIRSELQKLTKTKKSWSILPKRFGFRKKSESSNSSDMKTPTSTTNGKPDHGNG, from the exons ATGGCATTCATGAAGCAGGGGTCAAAGTCTGAACCTTTTCGTCGGGAAGGTCAAAC GGTGTGTACGACAGGACTACCAAGTGATGTTACCGTTGAAGTTGGCGAAATCTCTTTTTTCCTCCACAAG TTTCCGTTGCTTTCTAGAAGTGGCCTACTGAAGAAACTTATTGCAGAGTCCTCTAATGAGGATGGACCAAGTTGTGTTTTGCAACTTCATGATGTTCCCGGTGGAGCAACAACATTTGAGGATATAACCAGCTTCTGCTACGGTGTAAAAATAGAAATCACATCATTAAATGTAGTCAGCCTAAGATGTGCAGCTGAGTACCTGCAAATGACTGAAGAGTATGGTGAAGGGAATCTTGTTGCACAGACTGAGACTTTTCTCAATGAAATTTTCAGCAATTGGCGAGATTCCATAAAAGCCCTTGAAACATGTGAGGAAGTGCAACCCTTTGCGGAAGACCTCCATATAGTTTCTAGATGCATTGATTCCTTAGCTATGAAGGCTTGTTCAGATCCGAACTTATTCAGCTGGCCAGTGGCTGCACGTAATTGCAAGCAAAATCAAGCCGATAACCGTGCATTATTGAATGGAATTTCTACTGATACAAGATCTTCTCAAAGTGACGATTGGTGGTTTTATGATGTGTCTTTGTTAAGCCTACCCTTGTATAAACGGCTCATTACAGCAATTGAAGCAAAAGGAATGAAATCTGATGTTGTTGCTGCATCTCTCATATATTATCTTAGGAGGTTTCTCCCCTTGATGAATCGGCAATCAAGCTTCACTGATAAAGGCCATGCTACCATTCCTAGTACTTCCGAAGCTGACCAAAGGGCTCTACTTGAAGAAATTGTGGAGCTGATTCCTAATAAAAGAGGGGTCACATCCTCAAAGAATTTGCTTAGGCTGCTTCGCACAGCCATGATATTGAGTGCAAGTCCATCATGTAGAGAAAATTTGGAGAGAAGGGTAGGAGCTCAACTAGACCAGGCTGAACTTGTCGATCTTCTCATTCCAAATATGGGATACTCAATGGAGACACTATATGATATAGACTGCATCCAGAGGATCCTTGATCATTTTATGTCTATATACCAGCCTGCATCTGTAGCAGCTTCTCCATGTATAATTGAACAGGGGGCATTGATTGCTGGAGCTGATGCATTGACACCTATGACAATGGTTGCAAATTTGCTTGATGGATATCTTGCTGAGGTGGCTTCAGATACTAATATGAGCTTGGCTAAGTTTCAGGCACTTGCTATTGCAATTCCAGATTATACTAGGCCACTTGATGATGGTGTATACCATGCAATAGATGTATACCTTAAG ATACATCCATGGCTGACAGATTCTGAACGGGAGCAACTCTGTAGATTGATGAACTGTCAAAAGCTCTCGCTGGAAGCAAGCACTCATGCAGCACAAAATGAAAGACTGCCCCTACGAGTAATTGTTCAAGTCCTGTTTTTTGAACAGCTTAGACTCCGGACATCTATATCAGGATGGTTCTTTGTTTCTGACAATCTTGAGAACGGACATCAACACAGTGGAAATGTCCTCCCCAATGATGATCCTTGTCAACGGGACACTGCAGAGGGAAATGAAAACTTGAGGGAACGTCTTTTGGAACTGGAGAAGGAATGCTCAAGCATCAGAAGCGAGCTCCAGAAGTTGACTAAGACAAAGAAAAGTTGGAGTATTTTACCGAAAAGATTTGGCTTTAGAAAAAAGTCAGAGAGTAGCAATAGCAGTGATATGAAAACACCAACTTCCACTACGAATGGAAAACCAGATCATGGAAATGGTTGA
- the LOC106775528 gene encoding BTB/POZ domain-containing protein At5g03250 isoform X1: MAFMKQGSKSEPFRREGQTWVCTTGLPSDVTVEVGEISFFLHKFPLLSRSGLLKKLIAESSNEDGPSCVLQLHDVPGGATTFEDITSFCYGVKIEITSLNVVSLRCAAEYLQMTEEYGEGNLVAQTETFLNEIFSNWRDSIKALETCEEVQPFAEDLHIVSRCIDSLAMKACSDPNLFSWPVAARNCKQNQADNRALLNGISTDTRSSQSDDWWFYDVSLLSLPLYKRLITAIEAKGMKSDVVAASLIYYLRRFLPLMNRQSSFTDKGHATIPSTSEADQRALLEEIVELIPNKRGVTSSKNLLRLLRTAMILSASPSCRENLERRVGAQLDQAELVDLLIPNMGYSMETLYDIDCIQRILDHFMSIYQPASVAASPCIIEQGALIAGADALTPMTMVANLLDGYLAEVASDTNMSLAKFQALAIAIPDYTRPLDDGVYHAIDVYLKIHPWLTDSEREQLCRLMNCQKLSLEASTHAAQNERLPLRVIVQVLFFEQLRLRTSISGWFFVSDNLENGHQHSGNVLPNDDPCQRDTAEGNENLRERLLELEKECSSIRSELQKLTKTKKSWSILPKRFGFRKKSESSNSSDMKTPTSTTNGKPDHGNG; encoded by the exons ATGGCATTCATGAAGCAGGGGTCAAAGTCTGAACCTTTTCGTCGGGAAGGTCAAACGTG GGTGTGTACGACAGGACTACCAAGTGATGTTACCGTTGAAGTTGGCGAAATCTCTTTTTTCCTCCACAAG TTTCCGTTGCTTTCTAGAAGTGGCCTACTGAAGAAACTTATTGCAGAGTCCTCTAATGAGGATGGACCAAGTTGTGTTTTGCAACTTCATGATGTTCCCGGTGGAGCAACAACATTTGAGGATATAACCAGCTTCTGCTACGGTGTAAAAATAGAAATCACATCATTAAATGTAGTCAGCCTAAGATGTGCAGCTGAGTACCTGCAAATGACTGAAGAGTATGGTGAAGGGAATCTTGTTGCACAGACTGAGACTTTTCTCAATGAAATTTTCAGCAATTGGCGAGATTCCATAAAAGCCCTTGAAACATGTGAGGAAGTGCAACCCTTTGCGGAAGACCTCCATATAGTTTCTAGATGCATTGATTCCTTAGCTATGAAGGCTTGTTCAGATCCGAACTTATTCAGCTGGCCAGTGGCTGCACGTAATTGCAAGCAAAATCAAGCCGATAACCGTGCATTATTGAATGGAATTTCTACTGATACAAGATCTTCTCAAAGTGACGATTGGTGGTTTTATGATGTGTCTTTGTTAAGCCTACCCTTGTATAAACGGCTCATTACAGCAATTGAAGCAAAAGGAATGAAATCTGATGTTGTTGCTGCATCTCTCATATATTATCTTAGGAGGTTTCTCCCCTTGATGAATCGGCAATCAAGCTTCACTGATAAAGGCCATGCTACCATTCCTAGTACTTCCGAAGCTGACCAAAGGGCTCTACTTGAAGAAATTGTGGAGCTGATTCCTAATAAAAGAGGGGTCACATCCTCAAAGAATTTGCTTAGGCTGCTTCGCACAGCCATGATATTGAGTGCAAGTCCATCATGTAGAGAAAATTTGGAGAGAAGGGTAGGAGCTCAACTAGACCAGGCTGAACTTGTCGATCTTCTCATTCCAAATATGGGATACTCAATGGAGACACTATATGATATAGACTGCATCCAGAGGATCCTTGATCATTTTATGTCTATATACCAGCCTGCATCTGTAGCAGCTTCTCCATGTATAATTGAACAGGGGGCATTGATTGCTGGAGCTGATGCATTGACACCTATGACAATGGTTGCAAATTTGCTTGATGGATATCTTGCTGAGGTGGCTTCAGATACTAATATGAGCTTGGCTAAGTTTCAGGCACTTGCTATTGCAATTCCAGATTATACTAGGCCACTTGATGATGGTGTATACCATGCAATAGATGTATACCTTAAG ATACATCCATGGCTGACAGATTCTGAACGGGAGCAACTCTGTAGATTGATGAACTGTCAAAAGCTCTCGCTGGAAGCAAGCACTCATGCAGCACAAAATGAAAGACTGCCCCTACGAGTAATTGTTCAAGTCCTGTTTTTTGAACAGCTTAGACTCCGGACATCTATATCAGGATGGTTCTTTGTTTCTGACAATCTTGAGAACGGACATCAACACAGTGGAAATGTCCTCCCCAATGATGATCCTTGTCAACGGGACACTGCAGAGGGAAATGAAAACTTGAGGGAACGTCTTTTGGAACTGGAGAAGGAATGCTCAAGCATCAGAAGCGAGCTCCAGAAGTTGACTAAGACAAAGAAAAGTTGGAGTATTTTACCGAAAAGATTTGGCTTTAGAAAAAAGTCAGAGAGTAGCAATAGCAGTGATATGAAAACACCAACTTCCACTACGAATGGAAAACCAGATCATGGAAATGGTTGA
- the LOC106776122 gene encoding protein PLASTID TRANSCRIPTIONALLY ACTIVE 12 encodes MASIHSNLIPNLSFNRFQAPPSSYLVGAGIVQPGVILSNYCRRKRFSCIKCEKEDEEHIKHVSVERPPYSSYFDSTSGELEPASGARASIPSQEYWPEGTASRVRAARAPAPTAESSTSPSYGAKPGSRRKNYKASVPAASSSSSESVVEFTGAASGSSELLVESSEESQDHSSDFVVYQSEPEEEELSEYEFNKRVGLPHPFVDPKAKKPIEGVLPNEELWWNWQQPEKEQWSRWQRRKPDVETVFLKAMAETGQIKLHGEEPTLTETALYRARREIYKQERLQAEQERLERDGPIAYYSEWVKAWKRDTSREAIQKHFEETGEDENTQLIEMFSHQTDREYRVMMGTDYRIQRDPLAMRMREDQIKQIWGGDPVYPTVNYIQDPNEVIDYRGANFHEPTPNMVAYLKEHGKLISREEFEKNMADEKTEQVEMTDMDEAMAKAVDIGENDDEEDSDVEEVEEEGEEKLSDYWSVLKSTPELRKSKPKPKKDGPMSLEEAVDDSENLTDFLMDFEEEE; translated from the exons ATGGCTTCCATTCATTCCAATCTCATCCCCAATTTGTCCTTCAATCGCTTTCAG GCACCACCATCATCGTATCTTGTTGGTGCTGGTATTGTGCAACCTGGAGTTATTTTAAGCAATTATTGTAGAAGAAAGAGGTTTTCTTGCATAAAGTGCGAAAAGGAAGATGAGGAGCACATTAAGCATGTATCAGTGGAGCGGCCACCCTATAGCAGTTACTTTGACTCCACCTCCGGCGAACTCGAGCCGGCCTCCGGCGCCAGAGCGAGTATTCCCAGTCAGGAGTATTGGCCTGAGGGAACTGCCAGTCGTGTGAGAGCTGCAAGAGCACCTGCTCCAACTGCTGAATCATCAACTTCTCCATCTTATGGAGCCAAGCCTGGAAGTAGGAGGAAGAACTACAAGGCATCTGTTCCTGCTGCTTCTTCTTCGTCGTCTGAGTCCGTTGTTGAATTTACTGGTGCTGCGTCTGGCTCTTCCGAGCTTTTGGTTGAGTCCTCTGAAGAATCTCAGGATCACTCGTCTGACTTTGTTGTTTATCAGTCTGAACCCGAGGAGGAAGAATTGAGTGAATATGAGTTCAATAAGAGAGTTGGACTTCCTCATCCGTTTGTTGATCCAAAGGCTAAAAAGCCGATAGAGGGGGTGCTTCCCAATGAGGAGCTGTGGTGGAATTGGCAACAGCCGGAGAAAGAACAATGGTCCAGGTGGCAAAGGAGGAAACCTGATGTTGAAACG gTTTTCCTGAAAGCTATGGCAGAAACTGGACAAATAAAGCTTCACGGCGAGGAACCGACATTAACAGAAACTGCCCTTTATCGAGCAAGGCGTGAAATTTATAAACAAGAAAG GCTTCAGGCTGAGCAAGAAAGACTGGAAAGAGACGGTCCAATTGCATACTATTCAGAATGGGTGAAAGCATGGAAAAGGGACACATCTCGCGAAGCTATTCAGAAACATTTTGAAGAGACTGGAGAAGATGAAAATACACAACTAATTGAAATGTTTAGCCACCAAACTGACCGAGAGTACCGCGTAATGATGGGGACTGATTATCGAATTCAAAGGGATCCTTTGGCAATGCGAATGAGGGAAGATCAGATAAAGCAAA TATGGGGCGGAGATCCAGTTTACCCGACTGTGAACTACATTCAAGATCCAAATGAAGTGATTGACTACAGGGGGGCAAATTTTCATGAACCAACACCAAATATGGTGGCTTATCTGAAGGAG CATGGAAAACTCATTTCAAGggaagaatttgagaagaatATGGCCGATGAAAAGACTGAACAAGTTGAG ATGACGGACATGGATGAAGCTATGGCCAAAGCTGTTGACATTGGGGAAAATGAT GATGAAGAGGATAGTGATGTTGAGGAGGTAGAGGAAGAGGGGGAAGAGAAGCTTAGTGATTATTGGAGTGTTTTGAAAAGTACTCCCGAGCTTCGCAAATCAAAG CCAAAGCCAAAGAAAGATGGTCCTATGTCACTGGAAGAAGCTGTAGACGATTCAGAAAACTTGACTGACTTCCTCATGGactttgaagaagaagaatga